A single region of the Lotus japonicus ecotype B-129 chromosome 4, LjGifu_v1.2 genome encodes:
- the LOC130710544 gene encoding protein NRT1/ PTR FAMILY 6.2, translating into MEKMSWTVSDAVDYKGFPADRSKTGGWVPAALILGIEIVERLSTMGIAVNLVTYMIGVMHFPSSTAANTVTDFMGTSFLLCLLGGFLADSFLGRFKTIGIFASIQTLGTATLAISTKLPQLRPPPCHAMENCKPANGFQMGILYMALYLIALGTGGLKSSVSGFGSDQFDVKDEKEKSQMTYFFNRFFFFISFGTLAAVTVLVYIQDEVSRSWAYGICSVCMVIAILVLLSGTKRYRYKKSVGSPIVHIFQVIVAAIKKRKMELPYNVGSLYEDTPEDLRIEHTDQFPFLEKAAIVAEGDFERTSSGSAPNPWKLCSLTRVEEVKMMVRLLPIWATTIIFWTTYAQMITFSVEQASTMERNIGNFQIPAGSLTVFFVAAILITLGVYDRLIMPLLKKWNGKPGFTNLQRIGIGLALSILGMLAASVGEMKRLSVAKGASGHNTTLPISVFLLIPQFFLVGAGEAFIYTGQLDFFITQSPKGMKTMSTGLFLTTLSLGFFVSSFLVAVVKKVTGTTDGQGWLADNINKGRLDLFYALLTILSFINFVAFVVCALWYKPNKAKPSMQMGAIKGSSVEEKC; encoded by the exons ATG GAGAAGATGAGTTGGACAGTTTCAGATGCTGTGGACTATAAAGGTTTCCCTGCTGATAGGTCCAAAACTGGTGGTTGGGTACCTGCTGCTCTCATTTTAG GGATCGAAATCGTTGAGAGGCTCTCCACCATGGGAATTGCTGTCAACCTGGTGACATACATGATTGGAGTCATGCACTTCCCAAGCTCAACTGCAGCCAATACAGTGACTGACTTCATGGGCACATCATTTCTCTTGTGTTTGCTTGGAGGTTTTCTAGCAGACTCCTTCCTTGGCAGATTCAAGACCATTGGAATATTTGCTTCCATACAAACACTG GGTACTGCTACATTAGCAATCTCAACAAAATTGCCACAGCTACGTCCCCCACCTTGCCATGCCATGGAAAATTGCAAGCCAGCCAATGGATTCCAAATGGGAATCTTATACATGGCTCTATATCTCATCGCACTCGGAACCGGTGGCTTGAAATCTAGTGTTTCAGGATTTGGTTCTGACCAATTTGATGTGAAAGATGAGAAGGAGAAGTCTCAAATGACCTATTTCTTCAACaggtttttcttcttcatcagttttggAACTCTGGCAGCTGTGACAGTACTTGTTTATATCCAAGATGAAGTGAGTCGAAGTTGGGCCTATGGAATATGTTCTGTTTGCATGGTCATAGCCATTTTGGTGCTGTTATCAGGCACTAAGAGATATAGGTACAAGAAGAGTGTGGGAAGCCCCATTGTCCACATTTTCCAAGTTATAGTTGCTGCAATTAAGAAAAGGAAGATGGAACTACCTTACAATGTTGGCTCTTTGTATGAGGACACTCCAGAGGATTTAAGAATAGAGCACACTGATCAGTTCCC TTTCTTGGAGAAAGCAGCTATTGTGGCAGAAGGTGATTTTGAGAGGACTTCATCAGGTTCTGCTCCAAACCCATGGAAACTTTGCTCATTGACAAGGGTAGAGGAGGTTAAAATGATGGTGAGGCTTCTACCAATATGGGCAACAACCATCATATTTTGGACCACATATGCACAAATGATCACCTTTTCAGTTGAGCAAGCATCCACCATGGAAAGGAATATTGGAAATTTCCAAATCCCAGCAGGTTCCCTCACAGTCTTCTTTGTGGCAGCAATCCTAATCACTCTTGGTGTATATGATAGACTCATCATGCCCCTTTTGAAGAAGTGGAATGGTAAACCAG GTTTCACCAACCTACAAAGGATTGGAATTGGACTTGCATTGTCCATTCTTGGAATGTTGGCTGCTTCTGTAGGTGAGATGAAACGTTTGTCCGTGGCTAAAGGAGCAAGTGGTCACAATACAACACTGCCCATAAGTGTTTTCCTTCTAATTCCACAGTTCTTTTTGGTTGGTGCTGGTGAAGCATTCATATACACAGGCCAGCTTGATTTCTTCATAACACAATCACCAAAAGGAATGAAAACCATGAGCACCGGTCTCTTCCTCACAACTTTATCTCTCGGTTTCTTCGTCAGCAGTTTCCTTGTCGCGGTTGTGAAGAAAGTAACTGGGACAACAGATGGGCAGGGGTGGCTAGCTGACAACATAAACAAGGGAAGGCTTGACTTGTTCTATGCACTGCTTACCATACTGAGTTTCATCAATTTTGTAGCATTTGTGGTGTGTGCACTCTGGTACAAGCCAAACAAAGCTAAACCATCTATGCAAATGGGGGCAATCAAGGGTTCCTCGGTTGAGGAGAAGTGCTGA
- the LOC130713136 gene encoding uncharacterized protein LOC130713136: MNNLSEAFNATILLARDKPILTMMDWIRSYLMGRFAALNEKFQKYQGDVMPKPLKRLTWETKASQHWFPQACGHLKFEVKSVLDPDTRFIVDIGQHSCTCNWWDLVGIPCRHAVAAISHNMQQPVNFVHSYYRRDAYKATYDHAISPINGKRMWPYTPDAPILPPVYKRKAGRPKKLRRREPHEDDPEEGAKPVPVHRCGRCGGTGHNVRTCPNPVSTQPTTIPIPPVSTKHTG; the protein is encoded by the coding sequence ATGAATAATCTTTCAGAGGCCTTCAATGCCACCATCCTCTTGGCTAGGGACAAACCAATCCTCACCATGATGGATTGGATCAGGAGTTATTTGATGGGTAGATTTGCTGCACTAAATGAGAAGTTTCAGAAGTATCAAGGTGATGTGATGCCCAAGCCACTAAAGAGATTGACTTGGGAGACTAAAGCTAGCCAACACTGGTTTCCACAAGCATGTGGGCACCTAAAATTTGAGGTTAAGTCTGTTCTTGACCCTGATACAAGGTTCATAGTTGATATCGGGCAGCATTCCTGCACATGTAACTGGTGGGATTTGGTGGGCATCCCTTGTAGACATGCAGTGGCAGCTATCTCACACAATATGCAGCAGCCAGTAAACTTTGTCCATTCTTACTACAGAAGGGATGCATACAAAGCAACCTATGACCATGCCATCAGCCCAATCAATGGCAAAAGAATGTGGCCCTACACTCCAGATGCTCCAATTCTGCCTCCAGTATACAAGAGGAAGGCTGGAAGGCCCAAAAAGCTGAGGAGGAGGGAACCACATGAGGATGATCCTGAGGAGGGAGCCAAGCCTGTGCCTGTACATAGATGTGGAAGGTGTGGTGGCACAGGCCATAATGTTAGAACTTGCCCAAACCCAGTCAGCACTCAGCCCACAACAATTCCAATTCCTCCAGTAAGCACTAAGCACACAGGCTAA